In Anas platyrhynchos isolate ZD024472 breed Pekin duck chromosome 19, IASCAAS_PekinDuck_T2T, whole genome shotgun sequence, the genomic window AAGCACtggtggctgtgctgggcttCCCTGGGGGGCGGGGAGGCAAGTCCCATGCACATGGGGCCACACCGCACACCCCTCGGgaaagccctgctgctggcggtGCCCTCGTCCTTCAGAGGGGGTGGGCGTCCTTATTTTGGGGTGGAGGTTTTTGGCGTGGGCTCGGTGGTGCGGTGGCTGTGTTTGGAAGAGGGAGCAGGCCTCCCTGCTGCAGTCAGCCCTTCTGTAAGCCCAGAGACCCCCCAGGGACGCGAGGATGCCCTGGGGTGGCATCCTCCAGTCCGTGCTggtggtgcagggctgggaggctgcCGAGCCCTTCGGAGCCTCCGCGGTGGTGCGAGAGCCCTGTGCTGAGCCTTGCCCTTCACGTGACAGCACCGGGGGAGCACGCTGGGCAGCCGGGCCCCTTTCACAGCCCCGAGACACAGAGCTCATTCATTCCCAGCTGCCTCCCCCGCTGCGCCGTGGGCTCCCGGCATCCCTGCTGGCACGGGCAGAGGGACGGCGCCGGGACAGCCGAGGGCACGGAGAGCACAGAGGGCTTTATCTCCTCTTTGCTCTGGGGAATCCCATGGGAGCTGTGTCTGGAGCAGGGTCAGGAGGGACGTAGCCATGAGCCACCCCGCTGCGTGTCCCCACGCAGAGCAGGGGCTACAGGGACAAGTGCTGAGCCCTGCCTTGTGCCCGTAGGTTCTCGGCGCTGCACCACGCGGCCCTGGGCGGCAGCCTGGACCTCATCtcgctgctgctggaggcacaGGCCACCGTGGACATCAAGGACAGCAACGGTAAGGGGTGACCCCCTGCTGCACCCTGcatctccagcagccagctcagCCCTCCGAGCGATCCCAGGGGCctgagccctgccctgccctgctgagcCCTCTTTGCCCGCAGGGATGCGCCCCTTGCACTACGCGGCCTGGCAGGGACGCGTGGAGCCGGTGCGGGTGCTGCTGcgagctgctgcctctgtcaACATGGCCTCGCTGGACGGGCAGATCCCGCTGCACCTCTCGGCGCAGTACGGCCACTACGAGGTGGTAAGTGAGAGGCGGTGCCACCCCAACGGGGTCTCTCTCCCGGTCGGTGATGATGCACCGGGCAGGAGAGGGCAGGGGCACggggtggtgctgagccccccatAACCACGTTGCTCCCCCGCAGTCggagatgctgctgcagcaccagtCCAACCCCTGCCTCAtcaacaaagcaaagaaaaccccCCTGGACCTGGCCTGCGAGTTCGGGCGGTTGAAGGTGAGCACCTTCCCTCTGCCACAAACCCCAAAGCCTGGCGGCAGCACCCGCCTCCCCCCACGGCTGGGCAAGGGCGGATCTTGAACCCACAAGCTGTGGGTTTTGCTCCCAGCCTTGCagcggggcagcagcaggctggcagcaaACCTGGGCATCCTGATCCCAGTTCCCTGCAACttctccccccccagccccagctttgCTCCCGTTTAAGCACAGACAGGCTGAGCTCCCTAATCCCCAGCAGCCCGGAGCGCCCAGCTCCACTCAGCTGCTCAGGATCCCGGCGTGGCTTGTGGGGACGGGGCCCCCCTGTGCCCCAGGAGACCCCCACCATGGGGCTGGGCTGGCATGCGGCCAGCCAGACTGTCTCATGCCCCCAgcggggaggggagcaggggcatATTTCCATTCCTGGAGTATCTATAATATCTGCAGCTATAAACAGGGCAGTAAAAATAACTCCTCTGTGCCTTTGAGCTGCCCTGCGATGCTGAGAGTCGCTCAGGGCTTTGAGAGACTGAAGTTTTTTAGGGCTTGGTCTGAAAAGCCTGATTATGGGAAGACTATTTCTGGCTGTGCTGACCTTCTCCAGCCCCTCACAACAGCGTGGCCCCTGCCAAGCTCTCTCTGGGCCCCGCCAagccctggggctgtgggaTGGACGGGAACAGTGGGTGGGATAGGGAGCACAGAGCTGTCCCTGGCAGCAGCAAGCTTGAGTCCCTTGCTGGGGTGTTGTGACGGGGACACCTACACCTCTGCTCACCCCTGTGCCCTGTGCAGGtggcccagctgctgctgaacagcCATCTGTGCgtggccctgctggaggggCAGTCCAAGGACTCAACCGACCCCAACTACACCACCCCGCTGCACCTAGCAGCCAAGAATGGGCACAAGGAGATCATCAGGTAacccctgccagcccctggcACTGCCTGATGCCAAAAAACCATCACGACTTCCATCCTACATCCCCCTAAACCCACATCCCTCTTACAGGCTTTGGTGCCTCATCCCCAAAGCCTCAGCGGTGCAGAGGGCTGTCCCCTTCCCACTGCAAAGCAGCCGATCCCCTGACCCCTATACCTGTGGCCTCCCGTTCATGCCTTTCCCTCCTCGATTccaggcagctgctgaaggCAGGGATTGAGATCAACAAGCAGACGAAGACGGGCACAGCCCTGCACGAAGCCGCGCTCTATGGCAAAACAGAGGTTGTGCGATTGCTGCTGGAGGTGAGCACCAGGGGACAAAGCTCTCGGGCCTGGCCTTCGcctccctcccatcccctcgGTCCCTCCATCCCCCgtggggtggctgctgctgctgcaggcggTGGCACTAACCGTGTCCCCTCCTGGGCAGGGTGGCGTTGACGTGAACATCAGGAACACCTACAACCAGACGGCACTGGACATCGTCAACCAGTTCACCACCTCGCACGCCAGCAAGGACATCAAGCAGCTGCTGAGAGGTGAGATGGGGCCTGTTTGTGGCCAGGCCCTGCCTGGAACAGAGGGGGACTTCTCCCTAACATGACCTGCCCCgtgctcccagctcctcctAACAGCCCTAAAACAGCCAAGCTGCAAGTGTCGGGATCTCAGTCCCATCGTGCTCCCACTCTCTGTGCCAGCAATCCCCAGAGATCGAGTCCTTCCTGCAGTCTTAATGttctcttcttccctctcctttctcttcattttctcctcccGCCTTTCTCGAACCTCTCTCTTGCCCCGCTGTGCTCtggttccttttttcttccctccatcCCTTGTCTTCAGAGGCATCAGGAATCCTGAAGGTCCGAGCTTTGAAGGATTTTTGGAACCTCCACGATCCGACTGCTCTCAATGTCCGGGCAGGAGATGTCATCACGGTGAGGCTGCTCCCCACTCCCTGTCCCCTGTCTGGCCGCTGCCTGGTACCAGCCCTGTCCTCCTCATCCCCACGCAGGTCCTGGAGCAGCATCCCGACGGGCGGTGGAAGGGGCACATCCACGACACTCAGAAGGGCACCGATCGCGTCGGGTACTTCCCCCCCTCCATTGCCGAAGTCATCAGCAAACGAACAGGTCGGTGGCCCTCCTGGGTGCGTTGTCCCCGCTGTGAAACCAcctctccctgcccagcccttCCCACAGGACAGGTCCCTGTCGCCCTGGCTAGCTAGGGGGCGGGGAAAGGAAGGATTCTGGTGGGCACAGGGGGTTGTATGACCGGTGGGGTGGAAGTTTTGGGGTTTGAGACTCAGATACCCCCCCCTTGCCGCCTCCTGCACGAGCTCTGACCACGCGTGTTTTGTCTTTGAATGCAGGCATGATCCTCCCCCGCATGGCACCCACGCACCAGCGCCAGGGCCCCCCCGGGGCCCTCACGGCACCCCCCGGcgggctgcagcacctccccGACGAGTGTCCGCAGCAGGCAGCCCCAAGCATCCCAGCACCCTATGGCCACCTCACCCTAACCCGGACGGCCCCGGGCCCTGACAGCTCAGGTCAggggtggggctggggagggagaggggccGGGGAccttcccctgtccccagccctgcctgcgcAGGGGACGTGGGGGGAATGCTCTCCTTCCACCTCCCGGCAGGAAAGCAGCCAGACGAGAGGGAGCAGCCACAGGGCAAGGGAGTTTAGGGGAGCCCATAGAGCAGCCCCTTCCCTCCTGGAATCCGTGGCCGTGTCCCCGGTTCCCATTTCCCCTTCGCGTGTCCCTTGCCAGCTGAGGTCACCCTGTCTGTGCTGTGTGTGCCGGGAGGGACTGATGCATGCTCTGTGGCTGGAAGGATCTCGTGGGAGGCTGGTTTTTACTGGTGTCACTGCTGGCACACGGGTCCCTGCCGGGGACTTTTGTGCCCTGTGTCAGCACCAGTCCTGGGGCACTGCTGATGAGCTCCCCGTCTGTCCTGAGCAGCAGGAGACAGGAACAGCGTGGGCAGCGAGGGCAGCATCGGCAGCATCCGCAGCGCCGGCAGCGGCCAGAGCACCGAGGGCACCAACGGGCAGAGCACCAGCATCCTCATTGAGAATGCCAGGGTAggtgccagcccctgctgcccccacgttgctcccccagctccacccAATGTGGTGGCAATGGGGCCCAGCACGATCCTGTAACCCCCGGCACCTCCTGGCAAGGAGGGGGCCGCAGGAGCCGAGCACCCCCCACCAAGCACACATTTGCTGCTGGGACTCAGGGGGGAAACGTTCCTGGGGCTGGAGTCTcctggctgctccagcagcacagctctgccccctGGGAGTGGTTGGTACCGTGTCACATCTTCACCTCGTCCTGTGTCACCTGAGAGGATAAAagggccacatcctgcccaGCTCTCTCGCTAGGGGCCAGCTTTGCTGGGCCGTGCTgtgaggctgtgctgagctccCAGGGGTGCAAGGCAGACCTGGGGACAGGGCCCTGTCCGGAGGGATGTCCTTCCCCTCCTCActcttcctctccccagccGCTGCCCTCCACTGGCGATGACCTCCAGCAACACCTTTTGGGATCGGAGCCACGCAACGGGCAGCTGACTTCCACAGCAGGTGAGGGATATCCCAGCACCATGGGGCCTTGGGGACAGctgtcccccagccctgggggctgctcGGTGCCCAGGTCCCCCTGTGACACCTTCTTCTCTCCTGTCCTCTCTGCCAGGGCCCCCTGGCCACCAGACCCCTGGCAACTGTCCCCCTGGAGACAGGGTCTTCTCCCACCAGTTCTTGCGGcctgagcagctcctggagGGGAAGGTAACTGGGCCAGCAGCGTGCAGGGTGGGAGGGCAATGTCTGGGGGTCTCCACCCAGCTCTTTCTGCGCTGGGCACATGGGACTGGGTCTTGGGGATGCTGGGGCCAAGTGGGTCTTGCCCAAGAAGGTCCTGCTGTCATGCCCCAAGCAGTCAGGTCCTTCCAGGCCCTGCAGCCGCAGTCACAGGCTGCTCTTTGCCTCGTCCTCTCCCCAGGACGCAGAAGCCATTTACAACTGGCTGAGGGAGTTCCAGCTCGAGTCGTACACTGCCAACTTCCTCAACGCCGGCTACGATGTCCCCACCATCAGCCGCATGACCCCCGAGGTAAGGCAGGGCCTTCCCTGCGCCCCCTGAGCTGCCGGTGGTGGGTGCCCACTGCTCCACTCTCCCCGTGCCGCTGCTGACTGCGGCCCCGCTCTGCTTGCATTAGGATCTGACAGCCATCGGCGTGACCAAACCGGGCCACAGGAAGAAGATCTCCACTGAGATCGGGCAGCTCAGCATCGCCGAGTGGCTGCCCAACTACATCCCGGTGAGTCCCTGGCACCGGGGCTTTGCTCTGTGCCACCCCCTTTTCTCAGAGCTGCATCCCCCAGGACAGGATGGGGGCTGCTGATGAGTAAATGAGCTCTGAAGTGGCCAGAGAGACCCCCAAGAAGCAGGCTCCTggccaggggcagggaggggatggaTGAAGGCACCGCCTGTCCCTTGCTGCTCACGGCAGCATCTCCATGCTCTTCGCAGGCTGACCTGATGGATTGGCTCAGTGCCATCGGCTTGCCCCAGTACCACAAAAAGCTGGTGAACAACGGCTACGACTCCATCACCATCGTCACGGACCTGACGTGGGAGGATCTGCAAGAAATCGGCATCAACAAACTGGGTGAGTCCCTGCTGCGGTGCTGGGGTGGCCCAGGGCAGCCAAGTGtcctgtccccgtgccctgaCATCCCTCGGGCATGTCCTGTGCACCCAGAAAGGGCAGATCAGGGCCATCCCCAAGGACTGCCCTGAGCaggctggagccaggctgagctGGGTGGATGTTGGCAGTTTGTCTCCTCCCGTGGCAGGGTTTGGATAACCTGGATGTCTTTGGCTTGGTTGATGACATGACTGTGGCTTTTCTTGGCCAAGAGGCCTTTTTAGGAGCCAATTTAATGCCCCTTTCCTGTTGCCCCTCTCCCACAGGCCACCAGAAGAAGATCATGCTGGCCGTCAAGAAGCTCAGAGACCTCCGCAAAAGCCTCAACCAAGCGGAAACCACGCTGGCAAGACGCAAAGTCCCCGGAGCCCTGGACATTGTCACCATTGAGTCGCTGGAGAACGGGGAATGCCAGTCCCCACACACTCCCAAAATGACAACATTCCAGGACAGCGAGCTCAGCTACGAGCTCCAGACAGCCATGTCCAACAGCTGCCACGAGACGCTCAGCATCAAGAACAGCCAGGGAATGTCGCGGAGCCAGGAGAGCATCGGGGTGCGCTCCCGGGGCTCAGGGCACTCGCAGGACAATGTTTTGTCCCGGCACCTCTCCAGCCCCTCGCAGGAGAGCCTGGGCAgcggggagagcagcagcagcagcgggcagTCCTGCGCGCCGCCCCGCAGCAAGGAGAGCCCGGCCAGCCTGCCGGGACagcccagccccgagccctTTGGGAAGCTCGTCTCCCCCGAGGGGCTGAACGGCTACACCAACGGCAGCGGGGGCAGCCCTCTCAAGGAGAGGAACCTGCCTGAAGGCACGGATCAGTACGCTCGGCCAGCAGCTCAGAAaggtgctggccctgcaggacCACCAGCGGTCACCCCTTGTACGCCTCCCCAGACCCCCAGCAAGGGGACGGCCCCGTATGTCTTCATGTACCCGCACGTCTCCTTGAAATCCCCGACGGCCCCTTCCCTCCTGGGGGCCGAGCAGCCCAAGACCCTGGCACACCCCTacccctccttcccttctggGCAGAAGAGCAGCCTGCAGACATCAGCCCAAAAAGCTTTCTCCTACCTGCACAGCCAGTGCAGCCCcaccgagccgcccaaggctgCTGCGGCCCCGGGCACCTGGCAGGCAGGGGAGCAGCACAACGGGGGCGAAGGCTTCAAGTACAAGAAGCGCTCGCACAGCCTGAACCGCTACGCGCTGTCAGATGGAGAGCacgaagaggaggagggggtgCCCACCAGCACCCTGGGCTCCTATGCCACCCTGACGCGGCGGCCGGGCCGCAGCCAGATGCCGCGGGCCTGCCTGCAGGCGGAGGCCAAAGTGACCCGCAGCCAGTCCTTCGCCATCCGGGCCAAGCGCAAGGGACCCCCGCCGCCACCTCCCAAGCGTCTCAGTTCTGTCTCCAGCACCCCCGCCACCGAAGCGAACGGCGAGCAGCCCCCCGACCCCGAGCAGCAGTCTCCTGTCCCCCAGGACATGGTCGATGCGGGCGCCAGCCCCAGTGACACCAGTCGCAGCAGGACAGTGAGGAGCCTGGCAGCTGCACTGGAGGGGACACCCGGGGCGAGCCCACCCAAGCCCCTCCTGGCCCCAAAACCGCTGCATGTGGCTCAGGACTCTCTCTCTAGGGCCAGTGTGGACGATCGGTCCTACGATGGGGGTGACAGCGGCAGCACCGTGCTTGCTGACGCTGGCAGGGACGCCTTTGAGAGCAGCAAGCCGCGGAGACGGACACTGAGTGAGCCCAGCGCTCCCATGACGGAGGCTGTGCAGGTCGGGCGGGAGGACGCCTGCTCAGACACGGAGGAGGAGGCCAAGCCCGAGGTCTCCTCATCCTCCCAGAACAGCTCCAGCGAGTGCATCCCCTTCGCAGAAGAAGGCAACTTAACCATCAAGCAGCGGCCGAAGCCTGCTGGGCACCCCAAGGCCGACACGGCAGTGCAGGACGCAGAGCCCAGTTCCCAGCCTGCAGAGCCCCCGTGCTCCGCTGGgaaggagccagcagcacctgccGCCACCAAGGAGCCGCCCGTGCTGGAGTTCAACCTCACCGAGTCGGACACGGTGAAGCGCCGGCCCCGCTTCAAGGAGCGGGAGCcgctgcaggctgtgctgaaGGCGTTCAGCCTGGCGGGGCAGGCGGAGGTGGGCGGCAGCCCCGCGCCCCAGTACGCCCAGGCCCAGGCTGTGAGCATCGTGGGCCCCACCACTGGGCTGGCACCACGGGCCGGGCTGGCTGGAGACACCTTTGATGACGACAGCGTGGAGTTCAGGATCGCCGAGATAGAGAAGAGCATCTTGTCGCTGGAGAAGGGGATCAAGAAGACGCCAAGCCCCAccaaagcccccagccccacggaaCTGCTTGGCACTGCCGTGGTGAGGACGCCTGCTCCAGGTACAGGGACTCGGGGGGGTCTCTGTGAGGCAGTGGCAGGGCCTGaggctccctccttcccctgctggggcaggacagCATCCTCGGCTGGCCAGGAGGCGAGGGGGACCCGTGCCAGCGCGTGCCACGAGGCTTCTTCCCTTGCAGACGTCCCCACCAAGCACACCTCGGTGGCGTCCACCAAGCTGGTGTTCTCCGGGCCCAAGACCATCTACCAGCAGGTCCTGCAGCCCTCCCGCCACACCGTcgctccctgggcagcccccgAGGCGGTGCCAGATGTGGTCGGGTccctggctgctcccagccctctgACACTGGAGGCCAGCAGCAAGGTGTCGGCGAAGCCTTTGGCCACTGCCCCAGGGACCGCCCTGGCCCAGCAGCGGCTGGAGCACACCAactgcagcctggctgctgcgCTGCAGGCAGCCGAGAAGAAGATCACagcggaggaggtggagaggtgaGGTGGCGCTGGGGGAGAGGCAAACGCGGGGTGAGATCCTGGGGAGCGAAACTGGGGAGCCCCCAGCGGGGGCAGGCAAAGAGCTGGCAGCCTCCAGCCCTGGCAGGCGGCACCTCAGGCGTCGGGGCAGCATTTAACcagctctcccttccctccccagcccccccggggccgtgcACTCGGCCAAGAACATCCTGGAGGACATCAGCAACATGTTCGATGACCTGGCCGACCAGCTGGACGCGATGCTGGACTGAGCCttgctccctccttcccttccccgccTCCGGCTGCTCTGCCAGTGCCCGTGGTGACGGGGGGAGAGCGGATCCAGCGCCGCTCGGTGCCTCCAGGTCTCTCCAGCCACCTCCCTCCCTGCACTTTGCACCGTGGCCGGGAACGTGGCCGCCCCTCCTCACCCGCCCCGTGTCACCggccccagagccccccggcTCCATGTCGCACGCCCCGGCCCAGCCGCGGGGGTCAGGCGTTTCCCACCGgactggcagcaggaggagagccCCGAGGGGCTGCGCCTGTGGTCCCGGAGGCCGCAGAGAAGCCCTCGCACAGCGCTGAGGAGCCTCCACAAGGgacctttttctttccacactGCGTTGCCCAGTCCTGCCTCTCATTATTTATCCCCTGCCAACAATGTGTCAAAGGAAagacctccctgggcagccgcCATGGAGCTGGCTGTTTACTGAGCAGATCCCAGCCCCGGCAGGGCCTGACAGCAGCTAAAAGCCAGGGCTTGTCGCGATTTGGCAGCTTACGGAGTGAGAAGGAACCTCCCTgctttttgtgttgctttttccaAACGCATCAGCGTCGGGCAGCGTGTAATCCGAGCGGACCGAAATCCCTCGGTGGGACCCGCAGCCCCTCAGGAGGGGCCTGGCACAGCCCGCAGAGCTGAGGGACGCGGGGGGCTACCTGCACCCTCCCGCAGAGCCGAGTTTGGCTGCGGGGCCCTCGCAGGATGGCTGCACAGCACCAAgggctgctcagggctgtgtgCCCCTGTGTCCTGCTGCATCGCGCTGCCAGGCTGAGGCTGCCCTCTGCTGACACCGTGCCTACACAAActgccccagtgctcccagggAAGAAGTAGCAGAGCggttagtgttttgtttttttctttttttttttcttttttctccctcccctgtttccctttctttttggggggtgccccttttttccctctgcccCTCCCTGCAGGGAGGCGCTGGCACAAGCCCAGCCCCGAGCGTCGCTAGGCGGTGGCAGCATTGGGGACTGCGCACGAGGCTTCCTCGCCACACTAAAACCCAGCGGGAGAGGTGACCCCGCATGCACGGGGTGAATTCAGCTCAGCAACAGCTACTGTAAATACGCGCTGGATGCAGTCACAGCCCcgtggctgcagcaggggaaCAGCAGTGATAGCTCATTGCATCCGAGCGGTAGGAACGGCTGCATAGCTTGAAGACAGATTTCTCTAGCAGGATCTGTTTAGTAGTGCATGTCTAAATATGTCCAAGAGCCCCAAACTTGGCTTGCGCTCGGCATGCCAAGCAAATGAAAGCATCAGAGCACCAGAAGGGAACCTAAGATTGTACTGAAGTGCCATTTGTTACAAAAATTCCAGacgaagggaagaaaaaaaattccaacCCTTACCCCTTTTATAAAAAAATCACCCGCACAAAACCAAACTGGAaagggaggaggtggccaaagaGGCGGGTGCTCCCCAGCCTCCGGGGAGTTGGTGACTGACTCTGGCTGCTCGCAGCTCCCTGCACTGAGGAAGGAGCGGAGCCCGCCTGGATGGGTCCCCAGGGCTCTCCAGCAGTGGCTGTGCCACGGGCCCAGCCGGTGGGAGGCGCCAGCCTGGCTTTGGGCTGAAAAGCAAAGATGAAaaatccctgaaaaaaaaaaaaagaaaaaaaaaagaaaagaaaatcattggCTGGGACTTGAGGTCAGTTTGAGGCGATTTAAGACACCTCTACCCTGGCCAGTTGGTTGCTCTGTTTTATACATCACATTGAGTGTATTTAAATGACCGTGTCCGACAGGCAAGTGCTACGCCGTGGGCCcgactgtttttaaaatagctcCAACCAGTGGCACTTTAACGAAAGGTTTGCAGAAAccttttaaaactgatttttattctcACAAGTCAATCTGGGGCAAgcccagttatttttttccaatgttgataaaactgtaaatgtttttttaaaggccaatgtatatattttaaatgtgatttattatatatatttactaaCCAGAACTGCAAGTCTTGTACTCTAGGGTCAGGGATAAGAGGACACTGGGGTGGAGCTGTCGCTGTCTGAGCCACCTGAGGGCATCATGCTGCTCTCATTGTCAATAAGGGaattaaacatttgttttgcagaagaATGACTATTTTTTAAGCTCTAGATCTCTATTTTGAAGCTACTGTATGGTGTGTAAGTTATGTACACTGCAACTGGGACTAACTGACCCTGGCTGCACCTGCTCCGTGCAGCAAGACAGTGAGGGAAAAAATAGCCCATGTAATCACCAGACTGACAACAGATTTTAAACCATCTGCTCTGTTTGTGTTGATCATGTGTTTTGTTTCCACTAACATCCATTAAGACTAAATTCTATTAAACAGTGGGGCATATTTTACCCTTTTGATAGTTCTGCCTAGTTGTCTCCTTCGTGTCAAATCATACGAGCTTGTCTCCTGCTCTGTCTGAACTTCATCGAGGATCAGCTTTATCCTGCCCCTTGAGTGCTTAAGATCTGGGTTTCCTCAGATAATCTCCCTGGTAAGAGTTCTGCTGTCGCCTCTAGCGAGGTTAATGCTCAGTCTGAGCCTTACTATTGTGACAGTAACGGGTGGTGAGCACGCTGGGGACCAGCGCTGCCTTCCTGTGCCCCTCTGCCCGGCGTTGGGTCCTGCTTTGCTCAGGCCTCCTCGTCTCGCCGCTGTGTTTTtctccagtgctcccagtgcctgtCACAGCTCACCCCGAGGCCCCACCGCAGTCAAAGCAGTCGGCAGCGACCATCACAGCAACCACACGCACTGTGCCCAGACTGGGGCCACAGGAGGTGAGTGAGGTTACTCTGtgggcaggggcctgcagggctgcacATTTGCCCACGGCTGGGCAGAAACTGGCAGAAAGCGCCAGGATCGGATCCCAGGAGAATCCAGCTCTCGGGCTGTGCTCCTGGCCCAGCGCTGAGCCCCGTTACCTGTGCCATgaccaacacacacacatttttacCTCCTCGCTCTGTTGGGTGCAAACTCCCTCCCACTCTCACGGGGTGTTACCAAGACAGTCGTTTATTGCCGTTCGTACAGTGGATGTGtgcgggttagggttcgttgctttttttttttaatacaagtttTAAtacaaatcaaatatttttacatacatCCCCgaaattttaatataaaatatacacCATTTAAAAACATCTCGATGTAGGAAACTTCTGACTGAAGCCGTTCACCCTGGTCCTCAGGTGCCTCAGTGGCGGAGGGAAGGGTGGCGATGGCGAGACCATCCCAACGGCTCCGTTCCTACGCCTTGGCTCCCTCCAAGTCTAACACAGGAAGGAGGGTGCAGGAAAATAAACGTTTGTGATCACCCAGAGAAGGAAACCTTGGAGTCGCCTCCTCTAGAGGaaggtgtggccagcaggaagCCCTGGTAGCTGCTGCCTTTTATCACCTACAACGGTTAAGTGGCACAAAGCAAGAGCTAGGTCAAGGGAAAGCTGCCCTGCGGGGATAGCAGTGAGTGGCTTGGCGCTGCCgctggctgcagctcagcttgGCCACGGAGGAGATCGTGGCCCACTTGCCAGCCGGCCCTGGCATCAGAAAGACAAGCTGGTTTCTCAAGTGCCAGCGATAAGAtctgcagctggcacacagTGAGTTAAGTGCGACTGAGAAAGGCAGTGTGTGCTCCCTGCGCCAGGCAGCCCTGCGGACCTGAAAGGAGCGAAGGaagagctcagcccagctggCGGAGGTGAGCAGACCCACTGCGAGCAGGACTGGCCTGGTATTGCCGCGTTACAGGAGGGCAGCCCTGCCTTTCCCTGCctggctcccagccctgccagcagcagagcccaagcagctgctccccagctgcaggaacAGGGCCCAGGCCTCCAGACACCTGCACCTGaccccctccag contains:
- the CASKIN2 gene encoding caskin-2 isoform X1 — encoded protein: MAGGFSLCPRRKNASHVVCGPGLGGCGRRGQRVGGETAPLSTSGVPLRIKGGKRRPPAQAGRSCGAPTHPGAVGAHRDGAGRTEGGRDVSWSGLSPSRGSVEVKAEQERGAVAGMGQALFCALGELLGSAKRLNVNYQDADGFSALHHAALGGSLDLISLLLEAQATVDIKDSNGMRPLHYAAWQGRVEPVRVLLRAAASVNMASLDGQIPLHLSAQYGHYEVSEMLLQHQSNPCLINKAKKTPLDLACEFGRLKVAQLLLNSHLCVALLEGQSKDSTDPNYTTPLHLAAKNGHKEIIRQLLKAGIEINKQTKTGTALHEAALYGKTEVVRLLLEGGVDVNIRNTYNQTALDIVNQFTTSHASKDIKQLLREASGILKVRALKDFWNLHDPTALNVRAGDVITVLEQHPDGRWKGHIHDTQKGTDRVGYFPPSIAEVISKRTGMILPRMAPTHQRQGPPGALTAPPGGLQHLPDECPQQAAPSIPAPYGHLTLTRTAPGPDSSAGDRNSVGSEGSIGSIRSAGSGQSTEGTNGQSTSILIENARPLPSTGDDLQQHLLGSEPRNGQLTSTAGPPGHQTPGNCPPGDRVFSHQFLRPEQLLEGKDAEAIYNWLREFQLESYTANFLNAGYDVPTISRMTPEDLTAIGVTKPGHRKKISTEIGQLSIAEWLPNYIPADLMDWLSAIGLPQYHKKLVNNGYDSITIVTDLTWEDLQEIGINKLGHQKKIMLAVKKLRDLRKSLNQAETTLARRKVPGALDIVTIESLENGECQSPHTPKMTTFQDSELSYELQTAMSNSCHETLSIKNSQGMSRSQESIGVRSRGSGHSQDNVLSRHLSSPSQESLGSGESSSSSGQSCAPPRSKESPASLPGQPSPEPFGKLVSPEGLNGYTNGSGGSPLKERNLPEGTDQYARPAAQKGAGPAGPPAVTPCTPPQTPSKGTAPYVFMYPHVSLKSPTAPSLLGAEQPKTLAHPYPSFPSGQKSSLQTSAQKAFSYLHSQCSPTEPPKAAAAPGTWQAGEQHNGGEGFKYKKRSHSLNRYALSDGEHEEEEGVPTSTLGSYATLTRRPGRSQMPRACLQAEAKVTRSQSFAIRAKRKGPPPPPPKRLSSVSSTPATEANGEQPPDPEQQSPVPQDMVDAGASPSDTSRSRTVRSLAAALEGTPGASPPKPLLAPKPLHVAQDSLSRASVDDRSYDGGDSGSTVLADAGRDAFESSKPRRRTLSEPSAPMTEAVQVGREDACSDTEEEAKPEVSSSSQNSSSECIPFAEEGNLTIKQRPKPAGHPKADTAVQDAEPSSQPAEPPCSAGKEPAAPAATKEPPVLEFNLTESDTVKRRPRFKEREPLQAVLKAFSLAGQAEVGGSPAPQYAQAQAVSIVGPTTGLAPRAGLAGDTFDDDSVEFRIAEIEKSILSLEKGIKKTPSPTKAPSPTELLGTAVVRTPAPGTGTRGGLCEAVAGPEAPSFPCWGRTASSAGQEARGTRASACHEASSLADVPTKHTSVASTKLVFSGPKTIYQQVLQPSRHTVAPWAAPEAVPDVVGSLAAPSPLTLEASSKVSAKPLATAPGTALAQQRLEHTNCSLAAALQAAEKKITAEEVESPPGAVHSAKNILEDISNMFDDLADQLDAMLD